A genomic window from Nocardioides rotundus includes:
- a CDS encoding DDE-type integrase/transposase/recombinase, with amino-acid sequence MIEVSAALVVALIAAGFSQRAALGLAGVARSTWHYRDHPRARVGDPIAHRQRRARCWLTEAERARIVVKIQAAFTAKESVYQAFYDALDVGDPVASLSTWYRIARGIDQSTRPVRRTRRHRATVMPTLIVDGPDQAWSWDITHLRGPYRGVTYQLYLALDVFSRMVTGWRVETREDDDLAAEMFENAFTVRGVLPRIIHSDGGPSMTSRTLGDLFAELGIEVSRNRPRVSNDNPYSEALFKTAKYTPDYPAFFNDLDHARSWASDFVEGYNHRHHHGGLEGHTPHDVHHGTWTGVHHRRQNTMDALYAAHPERFASPPRVRTPMAQVAINQKTNRDRLHAG; translated from the coding sequence GTGATCGAGGTCAGCGCGGCCTTGGTGGTTGCGCTGATCGCAGCGGGTTTCTCCCAGCGCGCGGCGTTGGGCCTGGCCGGAGTCGCCCGCTCGACATGGCACTACCGCGACCATCCCCGCGCGCGGGTCGGCGACCCCATCGCGCATCGTCAGCGTCGGGCCCGGTGCTGGCTCACCGAGGCTGAGCGGGCTCGGATCGTGGTGAAGATCCAGGCCGCGTTCACCGCGAAGGAGTCGGTCTACCAAGCCTTCTATGACGCTTTGGATGTCGGCGACCCGGTCGCGTCGCTGTCGACCTGGTACCGCATCGCCCGTGGCATCGACCAAAGCACTCGGCCGGTGCGACGCACCCGCAGGCACCGCGCCACCGTCATGCCGACCCTGATCGTCGACGGCCCCGACCAGGCCTGGTCGTGGGACATCACCCACCTCCGGGGCCCCTACCGGGGCGTGACCTACCAGCTGTACCTAGCCCTCGATGTGTTCTCCCGGATGGTCACCGGGTGGCGGGTCGAGACCCGCGAGGACGACGACCTGGCAGCCGAGATGTTCGAGAACGCCTTCACCGTGCGTGGGGTTCTACCGCGGATCATCCATTCCGACGGCGGACCCTCGATGACCTCACGCACCCTGGGCGACCTGTTCGCCGAACTCGGGATCGAGGTTTCCCGCAACCGACCAAGGGTGTCGAATGACAACCCCTATTCCGAGGCGCTGTTCAAGACCGCGAAGTACACCCCCGACTACCCGGCCTTCTTCAACGACCTCGACCACGCGAGGTCCTGGGCATCCGACTTCGTCGAGGGCTACAACCATCGCCACCATCACGGCGGTCTGGAGGGCCACACCCCCCACGACGTCCACCACGGCACCTGGACCGGCGTCCACCACCGACGCCAAAACACCATGGACGCCCTCTACGCCGCCCACCCCGAACGATTCGCCAGCCCGCCTCGGGTCCGGACCCCCATGGCCCAGGTGGCCATCAACCAGAAAACCAACCGCGACCGACTCCACGCAGGTTGA
- a CDS encoding DUF5926 family protein, producing MGKRSRTKTRDQQRATDTVGEVGPRQPCPCGSGKRYKACHGAPGGAELFVRRPFEGIASEGDLVALRELVPAATAPVRLRDADRTVTLATLLPGATPALVRDSGEILLGLQVMHSFGDPARDLGAVLERALEADPGPVGLTGAPGDGPRIQDLLVLDEPLDITVHEDFAFWLDEDQRDDPAVRAALEQANSSVQPAARLTQVEAAWWADVGTKEHLRWVMPEPEGELLDALARLHAAGDDVLVPDSRLVGMFRAHGLLCPVWDLPVGTGPEALEDPAADFRAKLDRALADGAELTAEERSARSGLAQRQVTIRPLRDH from the coding sequence ATGGGGAAGCGCTCTCGTACCAAGACCCGCGACCAGCAGCGAGCCACCGACACGGTGGGGGAGGTCGGTCCCCGGCAGCCCTGCCCGTGCGGCTCGGGCAAGCGCTACAAGGCCTGCCACGGTGCGCCCGGCGGGGCCGAGCTCTTCGTGCGCCGGCCCTTCGAGGGGATCGCCTCGGAGGGCGACCTGGTCGCGCTGCGCGAGCTGGTCCCCGCGGCCACCGCGCCGGTGCGGCTCCGCGACGCAGACCGGACGGTCACCCTCGCGACCCTCCTGCCGGGCGCGACGCCCGCGCTGGTCCGCGACTCCGGCGAGATCCTCCTGGGCCTGCAGGTGATGCACTCCTTCGGCGACCCCGCCCGCGACCTCGGCGCCGTGCTCGAGCGCGCGCTGGAGGCCGACCCCGGGCCGGTCGGGTTGACCGGTGCGCCCGGGGACGGGCCGCGGATCCAGGACCTGCTGGTGCTCGACGAGCCGCTGGACATCACCGTCCACGAGGACTTCGCCTTCTGGCTCGACGAGGACCAGCGCGACGACCCGGCCGTCCGGGCGGCGCTGGAGCAGGCGAACTCCTCGGTCCAGCCGGCTGCGCGGCTGACCCAGGTCGAGGCGGCCTGGTGGGCCGACGTCGGGACCAAGGAGCACCTGCGTTGGGTGATGCCCGAGCCGGAGGGCGAGCTCCTCGACGCGCTGGCCCGGCTGCACGCCGCGGGGGACGACGTACTCGTCCCCGACTCGCGGTTGGTCGGCATGTTCCGGGCGCACGGCCTGCTCTGCCCGGTGTGGGACCTCCCCGTGGGCACCGGACCGGAGGCGCTGGAGGACCCGGCGGCCGACTTCCGCGCGAAGCTGGACCGGGCGCTCGCCGACGGCGCCGAGCTCACCGCCGAGGAGCGGTCCGCGCGCTCGGGGCTGGCCCAGCGTCAGGTAACGATTCGGCCACTCCGAGACCACTGA
- a CDS encoding glycerophosphodiester phosphodiesterase family protein, whose protein sequence is MGQTYQPQVVAHRGASADSAEHTLGAYQKALASGADGLECDVRLTADGHLVLLHDRDLRRTAASRGTVSTLDLRDLDQLDFAAWKDPWRELDDEAPEEDPELRRVVTLRKLLETVADHDRRVEVAIETKHPTRYSGLVERRLAEMLAEFGWTGADSPARMMSFSINAVARMKRLTPQLPLVNLVDTKRGWHQVRERVPAQRILGPGVDFLREHRKIARKMAASGHRLHVWTVNTEDDLALCESLGVSAVITDKPAFILDLLGR, encoded by the coding sequence GTGGGGCAGACGTACCAGCCGCAGGTGGTCGCGCACCGGGGGGCGAGCGCCGACAGCGCCGAGCACACCCTCGGCGCCTACCAGAAGGCGCTGGCCTCGGGTGCCGACGGCCTGGAGTGCGACGTACGCCTGACCGCCGACGGGCACCTGGTGCTGCTGCACGACCGCGACCTGCGGCGTACGGCGGCCAGCCGGGGCACCGTCTCGACGCTGGACCTGCGCGACCTGGACCAGCTCGACTTCGCGGCGTGGAAGGACCCCTGGCGCGAGCTGGACGACGAGGCCCCCGAGGAGGACCCGGAGCTGCGTCGCGTCGTCACCCTGCGCAAGCTGTTGGAGACCGTCGCCGACCACGACCGGCGGGTCGAGGTGGCGATCGAGACCAAGCACCCGACGAGGTATTCCGGGCTGGTCGAGCGCCGGCTGGCCGAGATGCTCGCCGAGTTCGGCTGGACCGGCGCCGACTCACCAGCACGGATGATGAGCTTCTCCATCAACGCGGTGGCCCGGATGAAGCGGCTGACCCCGCAGCTGCCGCTGGTCAACCTGGTCGACACCAAGCGGGGCTGGCACCAGGTGCGCGAGCGGGTCCCCGCGCAGCGGATCCTCGGGCCGGGCGTGGACTTCCTGCGCGAGCACCGCAAGATCGCCCGGAAGATGGCGGCCAGCGGGCACCGGCTGCACGTGTGGACCGTGAACACCGAGGACGACCTGGCGCTGTGCGAGTCGCTGGGCGTCTCCGCGGTGATCACCGACAAGCCCGCCTTCATCCTGGATCTGCTCGGTCGCTGA
- a CDS encoding TetR/AcrR family transcriptional regulator, giving the protein MSSTISARRQETRDRLVAAAAEVMADKGTHVGVAEICEAAGFTRGAFYSNFADRDELIEAILETHVQQVIDAIEALRQEDLRPEDLADVVARLIPLAQPDRSIALIGSEVMLDAARDPERHAARVAPLDRLNRRMTAAVVDGLAGIGLRFTIDPEDAFRVIVAVASSGHQQGLVHQEADVARLARIALPPILESLTEPVA; this is encoded by the coding sequence GTGAGCAGCACGATCAGCGCCCGGCGGCAGGAGACCCGGGACCGTCTGGTGGCCGCGGCGGCCGAGGTGATGGCGGACAAGGGGACGCACGTCGGGGTGGCGGAGATCTGCGAGGCGGCCGGCTTCACCCGGGGTGCGTTCTACAGCAACTTCGCGGACCGGGACGAGCTGATCGAGGCGATCCTGGAGACCCACGTGCAGCAGGTGATCGACGCGATCGAGGCGCTGCGGCAGGAGGACCTGCGCCCCGAGGACCTCGCCGACGTCGTGGCCCGGCTGATCCCGCTGGCCCAGCCCGACCGCAGCATCGCGCTGATCGGCTCGGAGGTGATGCTGGACGCGGCGCGCGACCCCGAGCGGCACGCCGCCCGGGTCGCCCCGCTCGACCGGCTCAACCGCCGGATGACCGCGGCCGTCGTGGACGGGCTCGCCGGCATCGGCCTGCGCTTCACCATCGACCCCGAGGACGCGTTCCGGGTGATCGTGGCGGTGGCCTCGAGCGGGCATCAGCAGGGACTGGTGCATCAGGAGGCGGATGTCGCTCGGCTCGCCCGGATCGCCCTGCCGCCGATCCTCGAGTCGCTGACCGAGCCGGTCGCCTGA
- a CDS encoding MMPL family transporter gives MSLSLYRLGRGAARHAWLVLAGALVVIAALGGLTLTAGGQTSEVYTVPGTESQEALDTMGIRFPEVSASAADVVVQAPRGEQVTDPEVRREVEALVQRLEDVPHVTTVLDPYDDQVSGALSEDGSTALVTAQLDLQSSEVTDDVRESLKKPLEPTRDAGLTAEVGGAAFGTEPPQLSPTELVGLALALVVLLVLFRSVRAAMMPIVSAVAGVLVTVMLIMTTAALIDVPGSALLLALMIGLAVGIDYALFVLSRHRELLAEGHAPDEAAGRALGTAGSAVVFAGLTVMIALAALLVVGLPFLSVMGVSAAAGVLIAVISTLTIVPALLGLSGAALTPKARRAPRRRLLRRTPRKTRERRGFWLTWVRVVTARPLVTLLLVVVGLGALALPSAGLQLALPDAGSSPTDTTQRKAYDIIDEEFGPGANGPLLVSVELISSTDPLADMEEIGNSLARVDGVERVALATPNRSGEYGVVVLVPETGPQDPATTDLVERLRAQTDRLEDRYDFDMSVTGQTAVGLDVSQRLADALIPFGVVVVGLSVVLLAIVFRSLVVPLTAALGYLLSLGAAFGAVSLVFEQGYLADLLHVTRTGPVLSFLPIILMGVLFGLAMDYQVFITARMHEDYTHTRDPRGAVERGFVAAAPVVAGAAIIMIGVFAAFIPEGDATIKPMALALAVGVTADAFVIRMIAVPAVLSMLGHRSWAFPRRLGERLPDLDVEGAGLRRQLEATRPSESAPQRVVTAEALVLDGPRGRVLDEVTLDVDQGEVVALTGPRGSGKTTLLLALAGRIPLNGGLVEVAGGLLPEQAALVQREVGLAEIPGLNDLDPRLDLEHLVAERLAASSLRPWVGRRRLRSALSLYGDLLAAARAEAPAALPETDPTGSTDVGELTDLQRRLFGLALALASAPQLVVADDVSTLRTDAEQRAWWAACEHAVRTVEPRHAAGRRTSVIAVTTDPDTVPDGVRVVDLTLQTSDPKAVL, from the coding sequence GTGTCGCTCAGCCTCTACCGCCTCGGCCGCGGCGCCGCACGGCACGCCTGGCTCGTCCTGGCCGGCGCGCTGGTGGTCATCGCCGCGCTCGGCGGCCTCACCCTGACCGCGGGTGGCCAGACCTCCGAGGTCTACACGGTCCCCGGCACCGAGTCGCAGGAGGCGCTGGACACCATGGGGATCCGCTTCCCCGAGGTCTCCGCCTCCGCCGCCGACGTCGTCGTCCAGGCGCCGCGGGGCGAGCAGGTCACCGACCCGGAGGTACGCCGCGAGGTCGAGGCGCTGGTCCAGCGGCTGGAGGACGTCCCGCACGTCACCACCGTGCTCGACCCGTACGACGACCAGGTCAGCGGCGCCCTCAGCGAGGACGGCAGCACCGCGCTCGTCACCGCCCAGCTGGACCTGCAGTCCTCGGAGGTGACCGACGACGTCCGGGAGTCGCTGAAGAAGCCGCTCGAGCCGACCCGCGACGCCGGCCTGACCGCCGAGGTGGGGGGCGCCGCCTTCGGCACCGAGCCGCCGCAGCTCTCCCCCACCGAGCTCGTCGGCCTCGCGCTGGCGCTGGTCGTGCTGCTGGTCCTCTTCCGGTCCGTCCGGGCGGCGATGATGCCGATCGTCTCGGCCGTGGCGGGCGTGCTGGTCACGGTCATGCTGATCATGACCACGGCCGCGCTGATCGACGTACCCGGCTCGGCGCTCCTCCTCGCCCTGATGATCGGGCTGGCCGTCGGCATCGACTACGCGCTGTTCGTGCTCTCCCGCCACCGCGAGCTGCTGGCCGAGGGGCACGCCCCCGACGAGGCCGCCGGGCGGGCGCTCGGCACCGCCGGCTCCGCGGTCGTCTTCGCCGGGCTGACCGTGATGATCGCGCTCGCCGCACTGCTCGTGGTCGGCCTGCCCTTCCTCAGCGTCATGGGCGTCTCCGCGGCCGCCGGCGTGCTGATCGCGGTGATCTCCACCCTGACCATCGTCCCCGCCCTCCTCGGGCTCTCCGGCGCGGCGCTGACCCCGAAGGCACGGCGCGCACCGCGCCGGCGCCTGCTCCGCCGTACTCCGCGGAAGACCCGCGAGCGCCGCGGCTTCTGGCTCACCTGGGTCCGCGTCGTCACCGCCCGGCCGCTGGTGACGCTGCTGCTCGTGGTGGTCGGGCTCGGCGCGCTCGCCCTGCCCTCGGCCGGGCTCCAGCTCGCGCTGCCCGACGCGGGCAGCTCGCCCACCGACACCACCCAGCGCAAGGCCTACGACATCATCGACGAGGAGTTCGGCCCCGGCGCGAACGGACCCCTGCTGGTCAGCGTGGAGCTGATCTCCAGCACCGACCCGCTGGCCGACATGGAGGAGATCGGCAACTCCCTCGCGCGCGTCGACGGGGTCGAGCGGGTGGCGCTGGCCACGCCGAACCGCTCGGGGGAGTACGGCGTCGTCGTCCTCGTCCCCGAGACCGGGCCGCAGGACCCGGCCACCACCGACCTGGTGGAGCGACTGCGGGCGCAGACGGACCGGCTGGAGGACCGCTACGACTTCGACATGTCCGTGACCGGTCAGACCGCGGTCGGGCTGGACGTCTCCCAGCGGCTCGCGGACGCGCTGATCCCCTTCGGGGTCGTGGTCGTCGGGCTCTCGGTCGTGCTGCTGGCGATCGTGTTCCGCTCCCTCGTCGTCCCGCTCACCGCCGCGCTGGGCTACCTGCTCTCCCTCGGGGCCGCGTTCGGCGCGGTGAGCCTGGTCTTCGAGCAGGGCTACCTCGCCGACCTGCTGCACGTCACCCGCACCGGCCCGGTGCTGAGCTTCCTGCCGATCATCCTGATGGGCGTGCTGTTCGGGCTGGCGATGGACTACCAGGTCTTCATCACCGCCCGGATGCACGAGGACTACACGCACACCCGCGATCCCCGGGGCGCCGTCGAGCGCGGCTTCGTGGCCGCCGCCCCGGTCGTCGCGGGCGCCGCGATCATCATGATCGGCGTCTTCGCCGCCTTCATCCCCGAGGGCGACGCGACGATCAAGCCGATGGCCCTCGCGCTGGCCGTCGGGGTCACCGCGGACGCGTTCGTGATCCGGATGATCGCCGTGCCCGCGGTGCTCTCGATGCTCGGTCACCGCTCGTGGGCCTTCCCCCGGCGGCTCGGCGAGCGGCTGCCCGACCTCGACGTCGAGGGAGCCGGACTGCGCCGCCAGCTGGAGGCGACCCGGCCCTCGGAGAGCGCCCCACAGCGGGTGGTGACCGCCGAGGCGCTGGTGCTCGACGGCCCGCGCGGCCGGGTGCTGGACGAGGTGACGCTGGACGTGGACCAGGGCGAGGTCGTCGCGCTGACCGGCCCCCGCGGCTCGGGCAAGACCACCCTGCTCCTCGCGCTCGCCGGGCGGATCCCTCTCAACGGCGGGCTTGTCGAGGTGGCCGGCGGGCTGCTGCCCGAGCAGGCGGCGCTGGTCCAGCGGGAGGTCGGGCTCGCGGAGATCCCCGGGCTCAACGACCTCGACCCGCGGCTGGACCTGGAGCACCTGGTGGCCGAGCGGCTCGCCGCGTCCTCGCTGCGTCCGTGGGTCGGCCGGCGACGCCTGCGCTCCGCGCTGAGCCTGTACGGCGACCTCCTGGCCGCCGCCCGGGCCGAGGCCCCGGCCGCCCTGCCCGAGACCGACCCCACCGGGTCGACCGACGTCGGCGAGCTCACCGACCTGCAGCGCCGGCTCTTCGGCCTGGCGCTGGCGCTCGCGTCGGCTCCGCAGCTGGTCGTGGCCGACGACGTCTCCACGCTCCGCACCGACGCCGAGCAGCGGGCCTGGTGGGCCGCCTGCGAGCACGCGGTGCGCACGGTCGAGCCGCGGCATGCGGCGGGCCGCCGTACCTCCGTCATCGCGGTCACCACCGACCCCGACACCGTTCCCGACGGCGTGCGCGTCGTCGACCTGACCCTGCAGACCTCCGACCCGAAGGCGGTCCTCTGA
- a CDS encoding YhgE/Pip domain-containing protein: protein MSSTELSRFRGPARVVLVALVLVPAIYAGLLTWANLDVNQEMDQVPAAIVNNDRVVQVKGENGKKQPVAIGRAIAGSLVTSDDPRNLDWEVTSAAEAKKGLADGDYYAVLTLPKDMSKDVTSTDDADTARAARMDLQTNDAISYLSGSIANTIGQNVMDETGDRVTRQYLDQVYLGFNGMHTSLADASDGAGSVADGAADLAKGSARLDDGTAELADGLGELASGSAQLADGVGRLSGGADRLSSGASELSAGAGRLSSGLDTMHDRTSQLPAQTKALADGARQVTDGATELGNGAARLGDGATRFADGLRQLSAGADRLEGGANRLSTGAGEVAGGLDTANAGADRLAGGVTAYTGGVDALSANCAASGAAPEFCQRLAAVSSRSGELRQGAGGLAAGLDPLEAGANQVATGADDLASGASDLSDGATELADRSGELASGGRDLQAGGQRLAAGGARLQDGLDRLASGTGPLVRGIADASAGADRLSSGADRLASGAGDLSTGASQAAGAADQLAAGASDARDGANRLAGGASEVADGSAQLADGSRKLANGLTEGAGEVPTYDKQQREQLADVVSTPITTASSRANEVPAFGYSLAPYFLALALWVGGMALYMVLRPLSPRTVASSAPAWRVALAGYLPGALLGLVQVGVLAAVMVWGMDLKIPQMGGFAAIAITASLAFVAINFALVALLGAPGRFVGMLLLVLQLAAAGATYPVESTPDFFQAAHPWLPLSYAVSAFRSVIAGGSVELAVPLAVLLTWLVGALLVAVWAVRRQRGSWSVQRLHAQPVV, encoded by the coding sequence ATGAGCAGCACCGAGCTGTCCCGCTTCCGCGGCCCGGCCCGGGTCGTGCTGGTGGCCCTGGTGCTGGTGCCGGCGATCTACGCCGGCTTGCTGACCTGGGCGAACCTCGACGTCAACCAGGAGATGGACCAGGTCCCCGCGGCCATCGTCAACAACGACCGGGTCGTCCAGGTGAAGGGCGAGAACGGCAAGAAGCAGCCGGTCGCGATCGGCCGCGCGATCGCCGGCTCCCTGGTCACCAGCGACGACCCGCGCAACCTCGACTGGGAGGTCACCTCGGCCGCGGAGGCGAAGAAGGGCCTGGCCGACGGCGACTACTACGCCGTCCTGACCCTGCCGAAGGACATGTCCAAGGACGTGACCTCGACCGACGACGCGGACACCGCCCGCGCGGCCCGGATGGACCTGCAGACCAACGACGCGATCAGCTACCTCTCCGGCTCGATCGCCAACACCATCGGGCAGAACGTGATGGACGAGACCGGCGACCGGGTGACCCGGCAGTACCTCGACCAGGTCTATCTCGGCTTCAACGGCATGCACACCTCACTGGCCGACGCCTCAGACGGCGCGGGGTCGGTCGCCGACGGTGCGGCGGACCTGGCGAAGGGCTCCGCTCGCCTCGACGACGGTACGGCGGAGCTCGCCGACGGCCTGGGCGAGCTGGCGTCCGGCTCGGCGCAGCTCGCCGACGGGGTCGGCCGGCTCTCGGGCGGGGCCGACCGGCTCTCCTCGGGCGCGAGCGAGCTCTCCGCCGGCGCGGGCCGCCTCTCCTCCGGGCTGGACACCATGCACGACCGCACCTCGCAGCTGCCGGCGCAGACCAAGGCGCTGGCCGACGGCGCCCGGCAGGTCACCGACGGCGCGACCGAGCTCGGCAACGGCGCGGCCCGGCTGGGCGACGGCGCGACCCGCTTCGCCGACGGGCTGCGGCAGCTCTCCGCCGGCGCCGACCGGCTCGAGGGCGGGGCGAACCGGCTCTCCACCGGGGCCGGCGAGGTCGCCGGGGGGCTGGACACGGCCAACGCCGGCGCGGACCGGCTCGCCGGCGGGGTGACCGCCTACACCGGCGGCGTGGACGCGCTGTCGGCCAACTGCGCGGCCTCGGGCGCGGCGCCGGAGTTCTGCCAGCGGCTGGCCGCCGTGTCCTCCCGGTCCGGGGAGCTGCGCCAGGGCGCGGGCGGCCTGGCCGCCGGGCTCGACCCGCTCGAGGCGGGGGCGAACCAGGTGGCCACCGGCGCCGACGACCTCGCCTCCGGCGCCTCGGACCTCTCCGACGGTGCGACCGAGCTGGCGGACCGCTCCGGCGAGCTCGCCTCCGGTGGCCGCGACCTGCAGGCCGGCGGGCAGCGGCTCGCCGCCGGCGGCGCCCGGCTCCAGGACGGCCTGGACCGCCTGGCCTCCGGCACCGGCCCGCTCGTGCGCGGGATCGCCGACGCGTCCGCGGGCGCGGACCGGCTCTCGTCCGGGGCCGACCGGCTCGCCTCCGGAGCCGGGGACCTCTCGACCGGCGCCTCGCAGGCGGCCGGTGCGGCGGATCAGCTCGCCGCCGGGGCCTCCGACGCCCGCGACGGCGCGAACCGGCTCGCCGGCGGCGCGTCCGAGGTGGCCGACGGCTCCGCGCAGCTGGCCGACGGCTCCCGCAAGCTCGCCAACGGGCTGACCGAGGGGGCCGGCGAGGTCCCGACGTACGACAAGCAGCAGCGCGAGCAGCTCGCCGACGTGGTCTCCACCCCGATCACGACGGCCTCGTCGCGGGCCAACGAGGTGCCGGCATTCGGCTACTCGCTGGCGCCGTACTTCCTCGCGCTGGCTCTCTGGGTCGGCGGGATGGCGCTCTACATGGTGCTCCGGCCGCTGTCCCCGCGCACGGTCGCGTCCAGCGCGCCGGCCTGGCGGGTCGCGCTCGCGGGCTACCTCCCCGGGGCGCTGCTCGGGCTGGTCCAGGTGGGGGTGCTCGCCGCGGTGATGGTCTGGGGCATGGACCTGAAGATCCCGCAGATGGGCGGCTTCGCGGCGATCGCGATCACGGCGTCCCTGGCGTTCGTGGCGATCAACTTCGCGCTGGTCGCGCTGCTCGGTGCGCCCGGACGGTTCGTCGGGATGCTGCTGCTGGTGCTGCAGCTGGCGGCCGCGGGGGCGACGTACCCCGTGGAGAGCACGCCGGACTTCTTCCAGGCCGCGCACCCCTGGCTGCCGCTGAGCTACGCCGTCAGCGCGTTCCGCTCGGTGATCGCCGGCGGCTCGGTGGAGCTGGCGGTGCCGCTCGCGGTGCTGCTCACCTGGCTGGTCGGCGCGCTGCTGGTCGCCGTCTGGGCAGTACGCCGCCAGCGCGGCTCGTGGTCGGTCCAGCGGCTGCACGCTCAGCCGGTCGTGTGA
- a CDS encoding aldehyde dehydrogenase family protein: METLFIGGAWRAAASGETRTINCPANGSEVAVVSEAGEADARDAVAAAREAFDHGPWPSTSTPERAALVRRVADRLEANKEEVARLEALDTGKRLVEAMIDMDDVISVFRHFADIATSGAGRVVDTGNAHVSSRIVHEPVGVCSLITPWNFPLLQTSWKVAPALVTGNTFVLKPSELTPSTSVWLMKALAEEGLPDGVANLITGAGADVGPALTTDPRVDLVSFTGGLVTGKTIMRAGADTVKRVALELGGKNPNVIFADADLPAAIDNALTAIFLDSGQVCSAGARLVVEESIHDQVVDELVRRAEGIRLGGPFDPDAETGPLISEQHREKVERYVAEALEDGAVLRTGGRRPEGEEYENGYYYLPTILDDCTADMRAVHDESFGPVLTVETFSGSDADEAEDAAVKIANDTIYGLAGAVWTENSGRAERVAARLRHGTIWINDYHPYVAGAEWGGYKQSGNGRELGSAGLEEYLETKHVWHNTRPAKAGWFADRDAAGEEEGTQ; the protein is encoded by the coding sequence ATGGAGACGCTGTTCATCGGCGGGGCCTGGCGTGCCGCCGCGAGCGGGGAGACCCGCACCATCAACTGCCCGGCGAACGGATCGGAGGTCGCGGTCGTCTCCGAGGCCGGCGAGGCCGACGCCCGGGACGCCGTCGCCGCCGCGCGCGAGGCGTTCGACCACGGCCCCTGGCCCTCCACCTCCACGCCGGAGCGGGCCGCCCTCGTCCGCCGGGTCGCGGACCGGCTCGAGGCGAACAAGGAGGAGGTGGCCCGGCTCGAGGCGCTGGACACCGGCAAGCGGCTGGTCGAGGCGATGATCGATATGGACGACGTGATCAGCGTCTTCCGCCACTTCGCCGACATCGCGACCAGCGGCGCCGGCCGGGTCGTCGACACCGGCAACGCGCACGTGTCCAGCCGGATCGTGCACGAGCCGGTGGGCGTCTGCTCGCTCATCACGCCGTGGAACTTCCCGCTGCTGCAGACCTCGTGGAAGGTCGCGCCGGCCCTGGTCACCGGCAACACGTTCGTCCTCAAGCCGAGCGAGCTGACCCCGTCCACCTCGGTATGGCTGATGAAGGCACTCGCCGAGGAGGGCCTCCCCGACGGCGTCGCCAACCTCATCACCGGGGCCGGCGCCGACGTCGGCCCCGCGCTGACCACCGACCCGCGGGTCGACCTGGTCTCCTTCACCGGCGGCCTGGTCACCGGCAAGACGATCATGCGCGCGGGCGCCGACACGGTGAAGCGGGTCGCGCTGGAGCTCGGCGGCAAGAACCCGAACGTGATCTTCGCCGACGCCGACCTGCCGGCCGCGATCGACAACGCGCTCACCGCGATCTTCCTCGACTCCGGGCAGGTGTGCTCGGCCGGCGCCCGCCTGGTGGTCGAGGAGAGCATCCACGACCAGGTGGTCGACGAGCTGGTACGTCGCGCCGAGGGGATCCGGCTGGGCGGCCCCTTCGACCCCGACGCCGAGACCGGGCCGCTGATCAGCGAGCAGCACCGGGAGAAGGTGGAGAGGTACGTCGCCGAGGCGCTCGAGGACGGCGCGGTGCTCCGCACCGGAGGCCGCCGCCCCGAGGGCGAGGAGTACGAGAACGGCTACTACTACCTCCCCACGATCCTGGACGACTGCACCGCCGACATGCGCGCCGTGCACGACGAGTCCTTCGGCCCGGTGCTGACCGTGGAGACGTTCAGCGGCAGCGACGCCGACGAGGCGGAGGACGCGGCGGTGAAGATCGCCAACGACACGATCTACGGCCTGGCGGGCGCGGTGTGGACGGAGAACTCCGGTCGCGCCGAGCGGGTCGCGGCGCGGCTGCGGCACGGCACGATCTGGATCAACGACTACCACCCCTACGTCGCCGGGGCGGAGTGGGGCGGGTACAAGCAGTCCGGCAACGGTCGCGAGCTCGGCAGCGCCGGGCTGGAGGAGTACCTGGAGACCAAGCACGTCTGGCACAACACCCGGCCGGCGAAGGCCGGCTGGTTCGCCGACCGGGACGCGGCCGGCGAGGAGGAGGGAACGCAGTGA